One segment of Rhodopirellula baltica SH 1 DNA contains the following:
- a CDS encoding methylated-DNA--[protein]-cysteine S-methyltransferase, translating into MSRPPKQSESILHFATDVCPLGNVLIARVCEGDSAKGICFLSLGDDPSSQLSELADAFPNHELVESSDHSQTELVAIRQFIEQPAQPPVFRLDLRGTPFQKRVWKGLMQTSPGETITYRELAQQIGSPGSSRAVGAACGQNKIALAVPCHRAVRSDGKDSGFRWGLERKRELLKRERAIGEPGVSSDFSQPQLFGFDSPVPKPKCSAHSCSTPPKQTQS; encoded by the coding sequence ATGAGTCGACCGCCAAAGCAAAGCGAATCAATATTGCATTTCGCGACCGATGTTTGCCCGCTTGGAAACGTCTTGATCGCGCGAGTTTGCGAAGGCGACTCAGCAAAAGGGATCTGCTTTCTTTCCCTCGGTGACGATCCGTCGAGTCAGTTGTCCGAACTCGCTGACGCATTCCCAAATCACGAACTTGTCGAATCATCAGACCACTCTCAAACGGAACTGGTTGCCATCCGGCAGTTCATTGAGCAACCGGCACAGCCGCCGGTCTTTCGCCTGGACCTTCGGGGTACCCCATTTCAAAAACGTGTTTGGAAAGGCCTGATGCAAACATCGCCCGGCGAAACAATCACCTATCGCGAACTAGCACAACAAATTGGCTCTCCAGGCTCCAGTCGCGCGGTCGGGGCCGCCTGCGGTCAAAACAAGATCGCATTGGCCGTCCCTTGCCACCGAGCGGTTCGATCCGATGGCAAGGACTCTGGATTCCGATGGGGTTTGGAACGCAAACGCGAACTCTTGAAACGAGAACGTGCGATCGGCGAACCGGGCGTCTCTTCCGACTTCAGCCAACCCCAGTTGTTTGGCTTTGATTCTCCGGTCCCAAAGCCGAAGTGCTCAGCACACTCCTGCTCGACACCACCGAAACAAACGCAGTCATGA
- a CDS encoding serine hydrolase domain-containing protein: MNQIISRVAFVFLLAVSTAATGHSEDFPSDDVRRIVKEGIQAGKCPGAVVAIGFDGRTVFQSAFGDRQVEPTKVPMTEDTIFDLASLTKPIATATSVMILADQGKISIDDPVSQYLPDFAGQDKESVTIRHLLLHTSGLIPDNGMSDYKGTHAESIANLMNQKLRSPPGTRFRYSDVGFMVLGELVEQVSGKPLNEFAQQNIFEPLKMKDTNFRSIGQDDERCATTQQREGHWMRGEVHDPRCYALGGVAGHAGLFSTAEDLSKLANVLLKSGKNEDVSLFSQSTFDAMTTGIKVPGASENQIQLRSLGWDKQSGYSSNRGKSMTESAFGHGGFTGTAIWIDPEQKLYVIFLSNRVHPDGKGSVNSLAGEIGTIAADWAIEQLRSSETR; this comes from the coding sequence ATGAACCAAATCATCTCGCGAGTCGCCTTTGTTTTCCTGTTGGCTGTCTCGACTGCCGCGACCGGTCACTCGGAAGACTTCCCATCCGACGATGTGCGGCGGATCGTGAAGGAAGGCATCCAAGCCGGCAAATGCCCCGGAGCAGTTGTCGCGATCGGCTTCGACGGACGAACCGTCTTTCAGTCTGCTTTCGGGGATCGTCAAGTCGAACCGACCAAAGTTCCCATGACAGAAGACACAATCTTCGATCTGGCCTCGTTGACCAAACCGATTGCGACCGCAACCAGCGTGATGATCCTGGCCGACCAAGGCAAAATTTCGATCGACGATCCGGTCAGCCAATACCTTCCCGACTTCGCAGGTCAAGACAAAGAATCCGTCACAATCCGGCACCTGCTTCTGCACACCTCCGGACTGATTCCCGACAACGGAATGTCTGACTACAAAGGCACGCATGCCGAATCGATCGCGAATTTGATGAACCAGAAACTTCGCAGCCCACCTGGCACACGATTCCGGTATTCCGATGTTGGCTTCATGGTTCTTGGTGAACTGGTCGAGCAGGTCTCCGGGAAACCGCTGAATGAATTCGCTCAACAAAACATCTTTGAACCATTGAAGATGAAAGACACCAACTTTCGATCGATCGGACAAGACGACGAGCGCTGCGCAACCACCCAACAACGCGAAGGTCACTGGATGCGAGGCGAAGTCCACGACCCTCGATGCTACGCCTTGGGCGGCGTCGCTGGTCACGCGGGATTGTTTAGCACCGCCGAGGATCTTTCCAAGCTCGCCAACGTTTTGCTGAAATCGGGAAAGAACGAAGACGTGAGTCTGTTTTCTCAATCAACCTTTGATGCGATGACCACCGGCATCAAAGTCCCTGGTGCGTCCGAAAATCAAATTCAATTGCGAAGCCTCGGTTGGGACAAGCAATCCGGTTACTCGTCCAACCGAGGCAAATCGATGACCGAGTCGGCCTTTGGACATGGCGGCTTCACCGGCACCGCAATTTGGATCGATCCTGAACAAAAGCTCTATGTCATTTTCCTCAGCAACCGCGTTCATCCCGATGGCAAAGGTTCAGTCAATTCGCTCGCCGGCGAGATCGGAACCATCGCCGCGGACTGGGCCATCGAACAACTCCGCTCATCTGAAACTCGCTGA